The stretch of DNA ATATCTGCAATATCAAATAACCATTGGTCATCTGAATCTTCAGGCAAATCTACCAGTGTCGGGACAGGATTTACATTAGATGATACCCGGGCAAAAAATGAGAAGGCTTCTTTCTTTAGTAATTCCAAGAATTTAACATTCCTGGGAGGTAATTATGATTATGACTTTAATCCACCGCAATTAAAGTTGTTTGTAGAACCGCCGCCAAATCCGCCGAAAGGAATGCGGCTTCAAGTAGGAGCGAATTCCGGGGATGACAATGTGCTTTATATTGATTGCAGCTTTACTTTAGGTGATTTCAAGGTAAATTTGGCAACAGCAACTGCCGCCTTGGATAGCCTTAATAAAATAGATGCGCTTATAAAGAAAATAAGCAATAAACGCTCGGGCTTCGGCGCTTATGAAAACAGGCTGAATTCCGCACTGAGCCTGCAGCTGACAAGGGAACTGAATTATAGTTCTTCTGAATCTGCAATAATGGACACAGATATAGCAGCTTCTTCTTCTAAACTGACTAAGTCTCAGATTTTAAGAAATGCAGGAGTCTCCTTACTATCTCAAACTTCTCAAATTAACAAAGACTTGTTATTATCTCTGATTTAGTTATACATAAAACTGCAATTAGGGGTAATAGCGTAATTATTTTGTTTAGTTTAAAATATCTAAATATGATAATTATAAAGGATTAATCATGTTAAAAAGAGTTATATTAGTTGCAACGCTGGCATTAAGCATTAATACAATAGTTTTATCACAAAGCACAACACCAACTCCAAAACCTCAACAGACTGCACAGACTTGTGAAGTAAGACAAAGCGACTTGGTGCTAAAACCTAAGAATTATCTCAGCAAGAAAATAAAAATTAACGCCAGTTTTGATAAGTTTTCAACGTTAGGCTTAGACTATGAACCCGTTAACATGTCATCAAAAGATTATATTTCTTTTTTAATCAAAAGAAACGATGTGAAAGAATACGATATACCTCTTTCAGAGCTTAAACTCATTATTAAACGAGATTATGCAGAAAAAGAGCTTATAAACATAGAAAATAACGATAAAATAGAAGTCTACGGAAAAGTGTTTTCTACCGCCTTGGGTGACCCTTGGGTGCTTGTGGACAAGGTGGTTATTTTAACACCGAAAGAAAATAAAAAAGCTGAAAGTAAATAAGAAGGGAAAAAAGATGGGCTTATCATTTCAAGAGCTATATTTAAATTTAACAAAATTTTGGTCTGACTATGGATGTATAATTCAACATCCTTACGATATAGAAAAAGGAGCAAGTACGATGAATCCTGCTACTTTTTTACGTTCGTTGGGACCTGAGCCTTGGAATACCGCAATGATAGAGCCGTGTAGACGTCCTACAGATGCTCGCTATGGTGAAAACCCAAATCGTTTGGGGCATTATTTTCAATATCAGGTTATATTAAAACCATCGCCTAAAGATGCTCAGGAACTTTACTTGCAATCATTAACGGCTATGGGAATAGACTTGTCTAAACATGATGTCAGATTCGTAGAAGATAATTGGGAATCACCTACCTTGGGTGCAAAAGGCGTAGGCTGGGAGGTCTGGCTTGATGGTATGGAAGTAACCCAATTTACATATTTTCAACAAGTTGGCGGACTTGAAATTAAACCTGTTGCCTTAGAATTAACCTATGGGCTCGAGCGTATTGCTATGTATTTGCAAAATGTAGATAACGTATATGATATAATGTGGAATAATGAAATTAAATACGGTGAAATCTACCATCAAAACGAAGTTGAACAATCAAAATATAATTTTGAATATTCAAATGCTGATACGTTATTTAAGGTTTATGACCTTTATTCCCAAGAGGCTCAAAACTGCTTGGAACAAAAGCTTGTATTACCTGCGTACGACTGTATTTTAAAGTGTTCTCACACCTTCAACCTACTTGATGCAAGAGGGGTAATAAGCAAAGACGAACGTACCAATTATATAAACAGGATAAGAAAACTTGCTTCTGAATCCGCAGCATTATATGTAGAGCAAAGAAAAGAA from Candidatus Gastranaerophilales bacterium encodes:
- the glyQ gene encoding glycine--tRNA ligase subunit alpha, with the protein product MGLSFQELYLNLTKFWSDYGCIIQHPYDIEKGASTMNPATFLRSLGPEPWNTAMIEPCRRPTDARYGENPNRLGHYFQYQVILKPSPKDAQELYLQSLTAMGIDLSKHDVRFVEDNWESPTLGAKGVGWEVWLDGMEVTQFTYFQQVGGLEIKPVALELTYGLERIAMYLQNVDNVYDIMWNNEIKYGEIYHQNEVEQSKYNFEYSNADTLFKVYDLYSQEAQNCLEQKLVLPAYDCILKCSHTFNLLDARGVISKDERTNYINRIRKLASESAALYVEQRKEMGFPLLKKELV